Proteins encoded in a region of the Lycium ferocissimum isolate CSIRO_LF1 unplaced genomic scaffold, AGI_CSIRO_Lferr_CH_V1 ctg12242, whole genome shotgun sequence genome:
- the LOC132041914 gene encoding disease resistance protein UNI-like isoform X1 → MSSLVCALHALGSAFCNIMESFTGKVIDSSVKDVRSVIDFDENLETLERNIKQLSDKVVDVKTEVENREQYGKKKRKREIDSWLDDVMKVEEELSALKEEVTRGEINPGALEKLNGRAGELLEQSKHFGMLVHDMYEREECLLLVPQVHEKISEQNIEDIWSWSHNNVSSIGIHGKEGVGKTTLAKHIHNRLLKETQYQVCWVTVSPGFSIKRLQDDLAKHVNLDLSDEVDEQRRAAKLSRTFKTSKNIVIILDDVRDRLCLEKLGDPLVVEGCRLILTTRSYEVCRKMGCKKLLEVKELNTDDAWELFRKSLGSETVLSPDIEPIAKSMARRCKGFPLRLITLAESMRGVTDIREWKNALKEL, encoded by the exons ATGTCTTCTTTGGTCTGTGCACTTCATGCTTTGGGCAG tgctttTTGTAATATCATGGAGAGTTTTACTGGGAAGGTAATTGATTCTAGCGTAAAGGATGTCAGAAGTGTTATTGACTTCGATGAGAATTTGGAAACTCTGGAAAGAAATATAAAGCAATTATCAGATAAAGTAGTTGATGTGAAGACAGAAGTTGAGAATCGAGAGCAATAtgggaagaagaagaggaaaagagaaattgattctTGGTTAGACGATGTTATGAAGGTCGAAGAAGAATTAAGTGCCTTAAAAGAAGAAGTAACAAGAGGGGAGATAAATCCTGGTGCTTTGGAGAAGTTGAATGGAAGGGCTGGAGAACTTCTTGAgcaaagtaaacattttggaaTGCTCGTACATGATATGTATGAGCGCGAGGAGTGTCTACTACTGGTGCCTCAAGTTCACGAGAAAATATCAGAACAAAATATAGAAGACATTTGGTCGTGGTCACATAATAATGTCTCAAGCATCGGTATACATGGTAAGGAAGGTGTGGGCAAAACGACTTTGGCAAAGCATATACATAATCGTCTTCTTAAAGAGACTCAGTATCAAGTCTGTTGGGTTACTGTCTCTCCAGGGTTTAGCATCAAAAGATTACAAGATGATCTTGCCAAACATGTGAATCTGGATCTTTCAGATGAGGTTGATGAGCAGAGAAGGGCAGCCAAATTAAGCCGGACATTCAAAACAAGTAAGAACATTGTTATCATATTGGATGATGTCCGGGATCGCCTTTGCTTGGAGAAGTTGGGTGACCCTCTTGTTGTGGAAGGCTGTAGACTGATTCTAACTACTCGCTCATATGAAGTCTGCCGAAAGATGGGTTGTAAGAAACTACTCGAAGTGAAGGAACTCAATACTGATGATGCTTGGGAATTGTTTAGGAAGAGTCTAGGGTCCGAGACTGTGCTTAGTCCAGATATCGAGCCTATTGCCAAATCCATGGCAAGAAGGTGCAAGGGCTTTCCACTCAGGCTCATCACTTTGGCGGAAAGCATGAGAGGGGTGACTGATATAAGGGAGTGGAAGAACGCTTTGAAAGAGTTATGA
- the LOC132041915 gene encoding mediator of RNA polymerase II transcription subunit 20a-like isoform X1, with amino-acid sequence MILEAESSIQTIMEKLQSYKTRVALNFEGFQYQLGDFQLRVGKVVPIHSENLWGIVIEMECLLISSWEKSHQIMGEFFDIWHEALGKRSLPGHLVHIEPIFSDFGLSDQYTSQHTAVRYASIMAQMIATAQSAQAVRN; translated from the exons ATGATCTTAGAAGCAGAGTCATCAATTCAGACGATAATGGAGAAGCTGCAGTCTTACAAAACGAGGGTTGCACTTAATTTTGAG GGGTTTCAGTATCAACTCGGTGACTTCCAGCTGCGAGTGGGCAAAGTTGTTCCAATCCACTCTGAGAACTTGTGGGGAATAGTtattgag ATGGAGTGTCTTCTGATTTCCTCATGGGAGAAATCACACCAGATTATGGGGGAATTCTTTGACATATGGCATGAAGCTCTTGGAAAAAGATCATTACCAGGTCATTTGGTGCACATTGAACcaattttttcagattttggcCTGTCTGATCAAtacacttcacaacacacaGCTGTACGGTATGCTAGCATCATGGCTCAAATGATAGCAACAGCTCAATCAGCACAAGCAGTGAGAAATTAG
- the LOC132041915 gene encoding mediator of RNA polymerase II transcription subunit 20a-like isoform X2: MILEAESSIQTIMEKLQSYKTRVALNFEYQLGDFQLRVGKVVPIHSENLWGIVIEMECLLISSWEKSHQIMGEFFDIWHEALGKRSLPGHLVHIEPIFSDFGLSDQYTSQHTAVRYASIMAQMIATAQSAQAVRN; this comes from the exons ATGATCTTAGAAGCAGAGTCATCAATTCAGACGATAATGGAGAAGCTGCAGTCTTACAAAACGAGGGTTGCACTTAATTTTGAG TATCAACTCGGTGACTTCCAGCTGCGAGTGGGCAAAGTTGTTCCAATCCACTCTGAGAACTTGTGGGGAATAGTtattgag ATGGAGTGTCTTCTGATTTCCTCATGGGAGAAATCACACCAGATTATGGGGGAATTCTTTGACATATGGCATGAAGCTCTTGGAAAAAGATCATTACCAGGTCATTTGGTGCACATTGAACcaattttttcagattttggcCTGTCTGATCAAtacacttcacaacacacaGCTGTACGGTATGCTAGCATCATGGCTCAAATGATAGCAACAGCTCAATCAGCACAAGCAGTGAGAAATTAG
- the LOC132041914 gene encoding disease resistance protein UNI-like isoform X2 — protein sequence MSSLVCALHALGSAFCNIMESFTGKVIDSSVKDVRSVIDFDENLETLERNIKQLSDKVVDVKTEVENREQYGKKKRKREIDSWLDDVMKVEEELSALKEEVTRGEINPGALEKLNGRAGELLEQSKHFGMLVHDMYEREECLLLVPQVHEKISEQNIEDIWSWSHNNVSSIGIHGKEGVGKTTLAKHIHNRLLKETQYQVCWVTVSPGFSIKRLQDDLAKHVNLDLSDEVDEQRRAAKLSRTFKTSKNILGDPLVVEGCRLILTTRSYEVCRKMGCKKLLEVKELNTDDAWELFRKSLGSETVLSPDIEPIAKSMARRCKGFPLRLITLAESMRGVTDIREWKNALKEL from the exons ATGTCTTCTTTGGTCTGTGCACTTCATGCTTTGGGCAG tgctttTTGTAATATCATGGAGAGTTTTACTGGGAAGGTAATTGATTCTAGCGTAAAGGATGTCAGAAGTGTTATTGACTTCGATGAGAATTTGGAAACTCTGGAAAGAAATATAAAGCAATTATCAGATAAAGTAGTTGATGTGAAGACAGAAGTTGAGAATCGAGAGCAATAtgggaagaagaagaggaaaagagaaattgattctTGGTTAGACGATGTTATGAAGGTCGAAGAAGAATTAAGTGCCTTAAAAGAAGAAGTAACAAGAGGGGAGATAAATCCTGGTGCTTTGGAGAAGTTGAATGGAAGGGCTGGAGAACTTCTTGAgcaaagtaaacattttggaaTGCTCGTACATGATATGTATGAGCGCGAGGAGTGTCTACTACTGGTGCCTCAAGTTCACGAGAAAATATCAGAACAAAATATAGAAGACATTTGGTCGTGGTCACATAATAATGTCTCAAGCATCGGTATACATGGTAAGGAAGGTGTGGGCAAAACGACTTTGGCAAAGCATATACATAATCGTCTTCTTAAAGAGACTCAGTATCAAGTCTGTTGGGTTACTGTCTCTCCAGGGTTTAGCATCAAAAGATTACAAGATGATCTTGCCAAACATGTGAATCTGGATCTTTCAGATGAGGTTGATGAGCAGAGAAGGGCAGCCAAATTAAGCCGGACATTCAAAACAAGTAAGAACATT TTGGGTGACCCTCTTGTTGTGGAAGGCTGTAGACTGATTCTAACTACTCGCTCATATGAAGTCTGCCGAAAGATGGGTTGTAAGAAACTACTCGAAGTGAAGGAACTCAATACTGATGATGCTTGGGAATTGTTTAGGAAGAGTCTAGGGTCCGAGACTGTGCTTAGTCCAGATATCGAGCCTATTGCCAAATCCATGGCAAGAAGGTGCAAGGGCTTTCCACTCAGGCTCATCACTTTGGCGGAAAGCATGAGAGGGGTGACTGATATAAGGGAGTGGAAGAACGCTTTGAAAGAGTTATGA